A genomic segment from Alistipes senegalensis JC50 encodes:
- a CDS encoding helicase-related protein has translation MAFNRKAKLRDNIEAIRTAFELDGARRAATPEERERLARYCGFGGLKCILNPAADLTDAVQWAKSDLELFPMTTELHRLIREHSASDNEYKRYIDSLKSSVLTAFYTPPAVTEALADVLNDYNVRPRRLLEPSAGHGAFVEAFLRKNADTDVMAFEKDLLTGKVLAHLYPDKKVRAEGFERIEKPFDGYFDAAVSNIPFGDVAVFDPTFSASESAGRRNAAKAIHNYFFFKGLDAVRDGGIVAFITSQGVMNSPRNEAVRLEMLREAHLVSAIRLPNNLFTDYAGTEVGSDLIVLQKDTHKEGLTEDEKSFTRTGTLHGVSTNRYFIEHKEQIIYTSAVLDTDPYGRPAMVYEHDGGAEGIATQLRELLDHNLHARLAMRLYSGGIRNARLQEQQQAKVEATESPLRTELSVEDLAAFGVWAKEKEQRLWDEQPPQAGVFEETTVVEETVQPPTATVRQETERTAVSSKEEKPEIEPPVMSLYDLFGFTAEERRIAQTGGKPRRRSNRPKLAQPRQPSLFDTPTEATAKTAQPVQTATVDQPIESGHSRLVSEAERQRRHEEEMKPRPFDGLLEPHHREGSFVKVNTVGAGYQIGYLKDVTRYGATFHPLDLGKEQREKIAAYTSVRDAYERLYAYEAEYHDEGSAQREALNTCYDEFVARYGNLNAKANVKLLMMDTSGRDILALERAENGQFVKADIFDHPVAFAVNETTHVDTPEEALSASLNRYGGVNLDYMESLSDNSREELIDELKGRIFYNPLSGGYEIKDRFIAGNVVDKAERIEAWMSENPHGEREKEALTALQEAAPRPITFDELDFNLGERWIPTGIYSAYASYLFDTDVRIGYSESMDDYSVKCGGKNAKILDQYCVKGYYRTYDGIALLKHALVNTVPDMKKSIGKDENGNDIKVRDSEGIQLANAKIDEIRNGFVEWLAEQSPEFQQRLTDRYNRKFNCFVRPQYDGSHQTFPDLDLKALEKRFNIKDVYQSQKDCIWMLKQNGGGICDHEVGTGKTLIMCVAAHEMKRLGLAHKPMIIGLKANVAEIAECYRTAYPNAKILYASEKDFTPENRVRFFNNIKNNDYDCVIMSHDQFGKIPQSPELQQRILQAELDTVEENLDVLRRQGKEISRAMLRGLEKRKINLSVKLESIAHAIKSRTDDVVDFKQMGIDHIFVDESHQFKNLMFNTRHDRVAGLGNQDGSQKALNMLYAIRTIQERTGKDLGATFLSGTTISNSLTELYLLFKYLRPKELERQSINSFDAWAAIFAKKSTDFEFSVTNNIVQKERFRYFIKVPELAAFYSEITDYRTAEDVGVDRPDKNEILHNIPPTPQQEEFIEKLMQFAQSGDATILGRAPLSETEDKAKMLIATDYARKMALDMRLIDPSYDDHVDNKASHCARMIAEYYRKYDAQKGTQFVFSDLGTFQPGQWNVYSEIKRKLIEDYGIPSSEIRFIQECKNEKSRKAVIDAMNEGKVRVIFGSTSMLGTGVNAQKRAVAVHHLDTPWRPSDLAQRDGRAVRKGNEIAKQFAGNKVDVIIYAVEKSLDSYKFNLLHCKQTFISQLKSGAMGARTIDEGAMDEKSGMNFSEYMAILSGNTDLLDKARLEKKVAALESERKSFHKAKSGSAWKLEEYTKTLAHNNDCIVKMSADYETFLARVQTDKEGNKLNALRLDGLDAADHKSLGARLQEIAKNATTGGEYMRVGELYGFPILVKTESSLKDGKEVRQNRFFVEGAFKYTYNNGQIAMADTKAAAMNFINALERIPKLVEQYREKNVEYERDIPILQQTVGGVWKKEDELKQLKSEVAALERKIQLELAPPKPEAAQEQQTNGETVQTQSPLTGERATTEPPSDASNKSQFLREHVQFVRPMEVNSTVKGIKM, from the coding sequence ATGGCATTTAACCGTAAAGCCAAGCTGCGGGATAACATCGAGGCGATACGCACGGCTTTCGAGTTGGACGGCGCACGGCGGGCAGCTACTCCCGAAGAACGGGAGCGGCTTGCCCGCTACTGCGGGTTCGGTGGATTGAAATGTATTCTCAATCCGGCCGCCGATCTGACCGATGCCGTGCAGTGGGCGAAATCCGACCTCGAACTGTTCCCCATGACAACGGAGCTGCACCGCCTGATCCGCGAACACAGCGCAAGCGACAACGAATACAAACGTTATATCGACAGCCTGAAAAGTTCCGTGCTGACGGCGTTCTACACACCTCCAGCCGTTACGGAGGCGTTGGCCGACGTACTGAACGATTACAACGTGCGTCCGCGCCGCCTGCTGGAGCCCTCCGCAGGACACGGCGCGTTCGTCGAGGCGTTTCTCCGGAAGAACGCCGATACCGATGTCATGGCCTTCGAGAAAGACCTGCTGACGGGTAAAGTCCTCGCGCATCTCTATCCCGACAAGAAAGTGCGGGCGGAGGGTTTCGAGCGCATCGAGAAACCGTTCGACGGCTATTTCGACGCGGCTGTCTCCAACATCCCGTTCGGGGACGTGGCGGTGTTCGATCCGACCTTCTCCGCAAGCGAATCGGCTGGTCGCCGTAACGCTGCGAAAGCCATCCACAATTACTTTTTCTTCAAAGGGCTGGATGCCGTCCGCGACGGCGGCATCGTGGCGTTCATCACCTCGCAAGGCGTGATGAACTCCCCGCGCAACGAAGCGGTGCGGCTCGAAATGCTCCGAGAGGCGCACCTTGTCTCGGCGATCCGCCTGCCGAACAACCTCTTTACAGACTATGCCGGAACAGAGGTCGGCAGCGACTTGATCGTCTTGCAAAAGGATACCCACAAAGAGGGGCTGACGGAGGACGAAAAATCGTTTACCCGAACGGGAACGCTGCATGGTGTAAGCACCAACCGCTATTTCATAGAACATAAAGAGCAGATCATCTATACGAGTGCGGTGCTGGACACCGATCCTTACGGCAGACCGGCAATGGTTTACGAGCACGACGGCGGTGCAGAGGGCATCGCAACGCAGCTGCGTGAGCTGCTCGACCACAACCTGCATGCGCGGTTGGCGATGAGGCTCTACTCCGGCGGTATTCGGAATGCACGACTGCAAGAGCAGCAGCAAGCCAAAGTAGAAGCGACCGAATCGCCCCTGCGCACAGAGCTGTCGGTAGAGGATTTGGCCGCATTCGGGGTGTGGGCGAAAGAGAAAGAGCAACGGTTATGGGACGAACAGCCACCGCAAGCGGGTGTTTTCGAGGAGACGACCGTCGTCGAAGAGACGGTGCAGCCGCCTACCGCAACGGTTCGGCAGGAAACGGAACGGACTGCCGTATCTTCCAAAGAGGAGAAACCTGAAATCGAGCCGCCGGTTATGAGCCTCTACGATCTGTTCGGCTTCACGGCGGAGGAGCGGCGTATCGCCCAGACGGGCGGCAAGCCCCGCCGACGAAGCAACCGTCCCAAACTGGCGCAGCCGCGTCAGCCATCGCTCTTCGATACGCCGACGGAAGCGACAGCGAAAACGGCGCAACCCGTCCAGACCGCAACGGTCGATCAACCTATCGAAAGCGGTCATAGCAGGCTGGTATCGGAGGCCGAGCGGCAGCGCAGACACGAGGAGGAGATGAAGCCCCGCCCGTTCGACGGATTGCTCGAACCGCACCATCGTGAGGGATCGTTTGTCAAGGTAAACACCGTCGGGGCAGGTTACCAGATCGGCTACCTGAAAGACGTCACCCGCTACGGAGCGACGTTCCACCCGCTCGATCTGGGAAAGGAGCAGCGAGAGAAGATTGCAGCTTACACTTCCGTGCGCGACGCTTACGAGCGGCTCTACGCTTACGAGGCGGAGTATCACGATGAAGGGTCGGCGCAGCGCGAGGCGTTGAACACCTGTTACGACGAGTTCGTCGCCCGTTACGGGAATCTGAACGCCAAAGCGAACGTCAAGCTCCTGATGATGGACACGTCGGGGCGCGACATCCTCGCCCTCGAACGGGCGGAGAACGGGCAGTTCGTCAAGGCCGACATCTTCGACCATCCCGTAGCGTTCGCTGTGAACGAGACGACGCACGTCGATACGCCCGAGGAGGCGCTTTCGGCCTCGCTCAACCGATACGGCGGCGTGAATCTCGATTACATGGAATCCTTGTCGGACAACAGCCGCGAGGAGCTGATCGACGAGTTGAAAGGGCGTATCTTTTACAATCCGCTCTCCGGCGGTTATGAAATCAAAGACCGCTTTATCGCGGGCAACGTGGTGGATAAGGCGGAGCGCATCGAGGCATGGATGAGTGAGAATCCGCACGGCGAGCGGGAGAAAGAAGCCCTTACCGCCTTGCAGGAGGCCGCGCCGCGTCCGATTACGTTCGACGAGCTGGATTTCAACCTCGGCGAGCGGTGGATACCCACGGGCATCTATTCCGCCTACGCCTCCTACCTGTTCGATACCGATGTGCGCATCGGCTATTCGGAGAGTATGGACGATTATTCGGTCAAATGCGGCGGGAAGAACGCCAAGATTCTCGACCAATATTGCGTCAAAGGGTATTACCGTACCTACGACGGTATCGCCCTACTGAAACACGCCCTTGTGAACACCGTGCCCGACATGAAAAAAAGCATCGGCAAGGACGAAAACGGCAACGACATCAAGGTGCGCGACAGCGAGGGCATACAGCTCGCCAATGCCAAGATCGACGAAATACGAAACGGGTTCGTGGAGTGGCTCGCGGAGCAGTCGCCGGAGTTCCAGCAACGGCTGACGGACAGGTATAACCGTAAGTTCAACTGCTTCGTGCGTCCGCAGTACGACGGTTCGCATCAGACGTTCCCCGACCTCGACCTGAAAGCCCTCGAAAAGCGGTTCAATATCAAGGATGTATATCAGAGCCAAAAGGATTGCATCTGGATGTTGAAGCAGAACGGCGGGGGCATCTGCGACCACGAGGTCGGCACGGGCAAGACGCTGATTATGTGCGTGGCGGCGCATGAGATGAAGCGGCTGGGGCTGGCACACAAGCCGATGATTATCGGGCTGAAAGCCAACGTCGCGGAGATTGCCGAATGTTACCGCACGGCCTACCCGAACGCGAAGATACTCTACGCCTCGGAAAAGGACTTCACGCCCGAAAACCGCGTGCGGTTCTTCAACAACATCAAGAACAACGACTACGATTGCGTCATCATGTCGCACGACCAATTCGGCAAGATACCGCAGTCGCCCGAATTGCAGCAGCGCATCCTGCAAGCCGAGCTGGACACAGTGGAGGAAAACCTCGACGTGCTGCGCAGGCAGGGCAAAGAGATTTCACGGGCGATGTTGCGGGGATTGGAGAAGCGCAAAATCAACCTCTCGGTAAAGCTGGAGAGTATCGCCCACGCCATCAAGTCGCGCACGGACGATGTGGTGGACTTCAAACAAATGGGCATCGACCATATCTTCGTGGACGAAAGTCATCAGTTCAAGAATCTGATGTTCAACACGCGCCACGACCGCGTGGCGGGGCTGGGCAATCAGGACGGCAGCCAAAAAGCGCTCAATATGCTTTATGCCATCCGCACTATACAAGAGCGCACGGGCAAGGATTTGGGCGCGACGTTCCTGTCGGGTACGACCATCAGCAATTCGCTGACGGAGCTGTACCTACTGTTCAAATACCTGCGACCGAAAGAATTGGAGAGACAGAGTATCAACTCGTTCGATGCGTGGGCTGCCATCTTTGCCAAGAAATCCACCGATTTCGAGTTTTCGGTAACGAACAACATCGTGCAGAAAGAACGCTTCCGCTACTTCATCAAAGTGCCGGAGCTGGCGGCGTTCTACTCCGAGATTACCGATTATCGTACGGCAGAGGATGTCGGCGTGGATCGTCCCGACAAGAACGAGATACTCCACAATATCCCGCCCACGCCCCAGCAGGAGGAGTTTATCGAAAAACTGATGCAATTTGCACAATCGGGCGACGCGACGATACTCGGACGCGCACCGCTCTCCGAAACGGAAGACAAGGCCAAGATGCTGATCGCAACGGACTATGCCCGCAAGATGGCACTCGATATGCGGCTGATCGACCCCAGCTACGACGACCACGTGGACAACAAAGCGAGCCACTGCGCCCGCATGATTGCCGAGTACTACCGCAAGTACGACGCGCAGAAAGGAACGCAGTTCGTCTTCTCGGATTTGGGGACGTTCCAGCCGGGACAGTGGAATGTGTACAGCGAGATCAAACGTAAGCTAATCGAGGATTACGGCATCCCCTCCTCGGAAATTCGCTTCATTCAGGAGTGCAAGAACGAGAAGTCGCGCAAGGCCGTTATCGACGCGATGAACGAGGGTAAGGTGCGGGTGATCTTCGGATCGACCTCCATGCTCGGCACGGGTGTCAATGCACAGAAACGAGCCGTTGCGGTGCATCATCTCGATACGCCGTGGCGCCCCTCCGACCTCGCGCAGCGCGACGGACGCGCCGTGCGCAAGGGCAACGAGATCGCCAAGCAGTTCGCGGGAAACAAGGTCGATGTAATCATCTATGCCGTCGAAAAATCGCTCGACAGCTACAAGTTCAACCTGCTGCACTGCAAGCAGACGTTCATCTCACAGCTCAAAAGCGGGGCGATGGGTGCGCGAACCATCGACGAGGGTGCGATGGACGAGAAGTCGGGCATGAACTTCTCGGAATACATGGCTATCTTGTCCGGCAATACGGACTTGCTCGACAAGGCGCGGTTGGAGAAGAAAGTGGCGGCGTTGGAGAGCGAGCGAAAGTCGTTCCACAAGGCCAAGAGCGGCTCCGCGTGGAAATTGGAGGAGTACACCAAGACGCTCGCCCACAACAACGACTGCATCGTCAAAATGTCGGCGGATTACGAGACGTTTCTTGCACGGGTGCAGACCGACAAGGAGGGCAACAAACTCAACGCCCTGCGGCTCGACGGGCTGGATGCCGCCGACCACAAGAGCCTCGGAGCACGCTTACAGGAGATTGCCAAGAACGCCACAACGGGCGGCGAGTACATGCGCGTCGGCGAGCTGTACGGCTTCCCGATTCTCGTCAAGACCGAATCGTCCCTGAAAGATGGTAAGGAGGTCAGGCAGAACCGTTTCTTCGTGGAGGGGGCATTCAAGTACACTTACAACAACGGACAGATAGCGATGGCCGACACCAAAGCGGCGGCGATGAATTTCATCAATGCGTTGGAGCGCATACCCAAGCTCGTGGAGCAGTACCGCGAGAAGAACGTCGAATACGAGCGGGATATTCCGATTTTGCAGCAGACCGTCGGCGGTGTGTGGAAGAAGGAGGATGAGTTGAAGCAGTTGAAATCCGAAGTAGCGGCATTGGAGCGTAAGATTCAGTTGGAGTTGGCTCCGCCCAAGCCCGAAGCCGCACAGGAACAGCAGACCAATGGCGAAACGGTACAAACACAATCACCACTGACCGGAGAACGGGCGACAACGGAGCCGCCATCCGATGCGTCGAATAAGTCGCAGTTCCTACGGGAGCACGTGCAGTTCGTCAGACCGATGGAGGTGAACAGTACAGTAAAGGGGATAAAAATGTAG
- a CDS encoding site-specific integrase codes for MATKRSTFKTLFYIKKTSVRKDGKAPIMVRITIDGQDIVFSSKLFVNPTIWKNGAASGKSVEAVKTNGLLNEITTRLTNHYHRILREEDFVTAEKLRNAFLGIGMMENCILKDFEATNEEFRQMVEKGQRAKSTYNKYLSVYHHFKSFLWEKRKRTDMSYKELTKEVITDFDRYLRVEKGLSPNTLWIYTMPLLSLTDRAWRRGIVRTDPFGEYSLEMQETDRGYLTEEELHRIANATFTDRQTCLVRDLFLFGCFIGLSYIDIKTLTYDKIQRMDFDGEEWIITRRTKTRVASNVPLMEIAKELIGRYRGMADGNLVFPMPSNGVCNGHLKKIAEYCGINKHVTFHLSRHTFSTTVYLCNGGTIESLSKILGHKHISTTQIYAEVTNKMVSSDFRAISANLSAMQKNVLDREKKKAGRPARGHLSLRETA; via the coding sequence ATGGCAACGAAAAGAAGCACCTTCAAGACCCTTTTCTACATCAAGAAAACATCCGTCCGAAAAGACGGGAAAGCACCCATCATGGTTCGCATAACCATTGACGGTCAGGATATTGTATTCAGCTCCAAGCTGTTTGTCAACCCCACCATTTGGAAGAACGGTGCTGCAAGCGGCAAGTCCGTAGAAGCCGTAAAGACAAACGGCTTGCTCAATGAAATCACCACCCGTCTGACCAACCATTACCACCGCATCCTCAGGGAAGAGGATTTCGTCACGGCGGAAAAGCTAAGGAACGCCTTCTTGGGAATCGGCATGATGGAGAACTGCATATTGAAGGATTTCGAGGCGACAAACGAGGAGTTCCGCCAGATGGTGGAGAAAGGGCAGCGTGCCAAGTCAACCTATAACAAGTACCTGTCCGTCTACCACCATTTCAAGTCCTTCCTGTGGGAAAAGAGAAAGCGGACCGATATGTCCTACAAGGAGCTGACTAAAGAGGTCATCACGGATTTCGACAGATACCTGCGGGTGGAAAAAGGACTAAGCCCTAATACCCTTTGGATTTACACCATGCCCCTGCTCAGCCTGACCGACCGGGCTTGGAGGCGCGGCATTGTCCGTACCGACCCGTTCGGCGAGTACAGCCTCGAAATGCAGGAGACGGATCGGGGCTACCTCACGGAAGAGGAACTGCACCGCATAGCCAACGCCACATTCACTGACAGGCAGACCTGTCTTGTACGCGACCTCTTCCTTTTCGGGTGTTTCATCGGGCTTAGCTACATTGACATAAAGACCCTTACCTATGACAAGATACAGCGGATGGATTTCGACGGCGAGGAGTGGATCATCACCCGCCGCACCAAGACACGGGTGGCAAGTAATGTTCCACTTATGGAAATAGCAAAGGAACTGATAGGACGGTATCGGGGAATGGCTGACGGCAACCTTGTGTTCCCCATGCCCAGCAACGGGGTTTGCAACGGACACTTGAAGAAGATCGCCGAATATTGCGGCATCAATAAGCACGTGACATTCCATCTGAGCAGGCACACATTCTCGACCACGGTCTACCTCTGCAACGGAGGCACGATAGAATCCCTCTCCAAGATACTCGGACACAAGCACATAAGCACGACCCAAATCTATGCCGAAGTGACGAACAAAATGGTCAGTTCCGATTTCCGGGCCATCTCCGCCAACCTATCGGCCATGCAGAAGAATGTACTCGACAGGGAAAAGAAAAAAGCCGGAAGACCGGCACGTGGGCACCTGTCACTTCGGGAAACAGCCTGA
- a CDS encoding DUF1896 family protein, which produces MNQNNKPAELSYYGLYLLSYLKENHPDKAHDAAFIEERADHAADVFEQARREGYLPEGAQELAMAALLEGLRFSEYDTIIEVLWNEFSDEIAQSDAPAVALRLLPYVESIFTQYPLSDDFAYSPEYEQLYTELTGAVSIILEEDGI; this is translated from the coding sequence ATGAATCAGAACAACAAGCCTGCGGAGTTATCCTATTACGGGCTTTACCTGTTATCCTACCTCAAAGAGAACCATCCCGACAAGGCGCACGACGCGGCCTTCATCGAGGAGCGTGCCGACCATGCCGCCGACGTATTCGAGCAGGCTCGACGCGAGGGCTATCTGCCCGAAGGGGCGCAGGAGCTGGCGATGGCCGCCCTGTTGGAGGGGCTTCGCTTCTCCGAGTACGACACGATCATCGAGGTGCTCTGGAACGAGTTCTCGGATGAGATCGCACAAAGCGACGCACCTGCTGTCGCGCTCCGGCTGCTGCCTTATGTCGAAAGCATCTTCACGCAATATCCGCTCTCGGACGATTTCGCCTACTCGCCCGAATACGAGCAGCTCTACACGGAACTTACGGGAGCCGTCTCGATCATCCTCGAAGAAGATGGCATTTAA
- a CDS encoding AAA family ATPase yields MADTIIGRAAEQEILRRRIESESSELIAIYGRRRVGKTFLVRQYFNDAFGFYSTGIYQGTKKEQLGAFNRQLEYYSGRKWEAAKDWFEAFAQLREYLESLGGDKPIVVFLDELPWMDTQKGRFIKAFEYFWNSWGAANDRLKLIVCGSATTWMRENVLSDKGGLYNRTTRSIYLAPFTLHETEQYLLSRGINWNRYQIAECYMILGGTPLYLRMLERNLSLTQNVDNLFFIQNAPLAREYEFLFRSLFNEATLHRQIIEALASKAMGMTRTEIMAVTKIEDGGALTKALRNLTDCDFIRPYTAFGKRERGTIYQLTDLFSLFHLRYVKGYRGQDENHWQNMIDSPSRRAWSGYSFEQLCLHHIRQIKRKLGISGVQSDVCAWKGDGSQIDLLIDRRDQTIDLCEMKFSQGEVEITKQYDAHLRERAESFRSATKTRKALHQTFVTTYGVKKNMYSGNVQSEVELDDLFAE; encoded by the coding sequence ATGGCAGATACGATCATAGGCAGAGCCGCCGAGCAAGAGATCCTGCGCAGGCGTATAGAATCGGAGTCGTCGGAGCTGATAGCTATCTACGGTCGGCGCCGAGTCGGCAAGACCTTTTTGGTGCGTCAGTATTTTAACGATGCATTCGGTTTTTATTCTACGGGGATTTATCAGGGCACCAAAAAGGAGCAACTCGGGGCATTCAACCGGCAGTTGGAATACTATTCGGGACGCAAATGGGAGGCCGCGAAGGACTGGTTCGAGGCATTCGCCCAACTGCGTGAGTATCTCGAATCGTTAGGCGGCGATAAGCCCATCGTCGTCTTCCTCGACGAGCTCCCGTGGATGGATACTCAGAAAGGCCGTTTCATAAAGGCATTCGAGTATTTTTGGAACTCGTGGGGAGCGGCGAACGACCGGTTGAAGCTGATTGTCTGCGGCAGTGCGACGACATGGATGCGCGAAAACGTACTTTCCGACAAAGGAGGTTTGTACAATCGTACTACACGCAGCATCTACCTTGCGCCGTTTACGCTGCATGAGACGGAGCAGTATCTTCTCTCACGCGGCATCAATTGGAATCGTTATCAGATAGCGGAGTGTTACATGATTCTCGGCGGCACGCCTCTATATCTGCGAATGCTCGAACGCAATCTGAGCCTCACGCAGAATGTGGATAACCTCTTTTTCATACAGAATGCACCGTTGGCGCGGGAATACGAATTCCTGTTCCGGTCATTGTTCAACGAGGCTACGTTACATAGGCAGATTATCGAAGCACTGGCAAGCAAGGCGATGGGGATGACCCGAACGGAAATTATGGCAGTAACAAAAATTGAAGACGGCGGAGCCTTGACAAAAGCCCTGCGAAACTTGACCGACTGTGATTTTATCCGTCCGTACACGGCATTCGGCAAGCGAGAGCGCGGAACGATATACCAGCTGACCGACTTGTTCTCGCTGTTCCATTTGCGTTATGTCAAAGGCTATCGCGGACAGGACGAGAACCATTGGCAAAATATGATCGACTCGCCCTCACGCAGGGCATGGAGCGGATATTCCTTCGAGCAGTTATGCCTGCATCATATCCGCCAAATCAAACGGAAGTTGGGTATAAGCGGCGTGCAGAGCGATGTCTGCGCATGGAAAGGCGACGGCTCTCAGATCGATTTGTTGATCGACCGCCGGGACCAGACGATCGATCTCTGCGAGATGAAATTCTCGCAAGGCGAGGTCGAAATTACCAAACAGTACGATGCGCACCTGCGCGAACGGGCAGAAAGTTTCCGCTCGGCGACGAAGACCCGCAAGGCCCTGCATCAGACATTCGTCACGACATATGGAGTGAAGAAGAATATGTATAGCGGGAACGTACAGAGCGAAGTCGAACTCGACGATTTGTTCGCCGAATAA
- a CDS encoding helix-turn-helix domain-containing protein — MEVITKDLEEVRSYFEALEQGMRYIDTVTAHFRPAMNGEVYLTGDDVCRILHITQRTLQDYRTQRLIPYISLPGKTLYRQSDLLRMLEENYVEMRKRRKRGKSPT; from the coding sequence ATGGAGGTGATCACAAAGGACTTGGAGGAGGTACGTTCGTACTTCGAGGCGTTGGAGCAGGGCATGAGGTATATAGACACCGTGACGGCGCATTTCCGTCCGGCTATGAACGGGGAGGTCTACCTGACGGGGGATGACGTGTGCCGGATTCTGCATATCACGCAAAGGACATTGCAGGATTACCGGACGCAGCGGCTTATTCCCTACATATCCCTTCCGGGAAAAACGCTTTACCGGCAGTCCGACCTGTTGCGTATGCTGGAGGAAAACTATGTGGAAATGAGGAAAAGGCGCAAACGGGGGAAAAGCCCAACATAA
- a CDS encoding GNAT family N-acetyltransferase produces the protein MIEFRRDDGIKERQAIHARLGKYNREMCPWLKDHSPLQDPERKPEYADFLAFDDGRLIGGIVGFVAYNWYFLDLLYVEEAYREQDVGTRLIRLVEEFCRNERLTGIRLETWNFQARGFYEKNGFSVFGELEDCPPGTSVYFLKKQLFR, from the coding sequence ATGATTGAATTCCGCCGTGACGACGGCATAAAGGAACGGCAGGCGATCCATGCCCGATTGGGGAAATACAATCGGGAGATGTGCCCGTGGCTGAAAGACCATTCGCCGCTGCAAGACCCGGAGAGGAAACCGGAATATGCCGACTTTCTGGCATTCGACGACGGCAGGCTGATAGGCGGAATCGTAGGATTCGTTGCCTATAACTGGTATTTTCTGGATTTGCTGTACGTGGAGGAGGCGTACAGAGAACAAGACGTGGGCACACGCCTGATCCGTCTTGTCGAGGAGTTCTGCCGAAACGAACGCCTGACCGGAATAAGGCTGGAGACGTGGAATTTTCAAGCCAGAGGGTTTTACGAAAAGAACGGATTCTCTGTTTTCGGGGAACTGGAAGACTGCCCGCCCGGAACATCCGTCTATTTTCTCAAAAAGCAACTATTTCGATAA